The DNA segment TTTTTCCTTTTGAGTACTGGAATAATTTGAATTTCCTAACTATTTCCGCTGTCGCGGAGTCATGGAACTTTTGATGTTGAAACTTATTTAAGTGATATTACGAAAATATTGGCTTCAGCTTTCGATGCCTTTGTGATCGACATGTGTTGTTGAACTTTGGTGATCGGTTTCTTGTTTATATGCCAtgtgaaattattttatctcCTCTCCCATCAATGATCTTAATTTGCAGTTTTAGTAATATTTGGTGGTATCCATGCCAATTTTTTTGCTACTTCTTGTTGATCCTTAGGCTACTACATCATAATATTCTTTCTTGTTCCTTGATTATTttaatcttcttttaaaaactgttgCTAGAGAGGTTGCCAAAGGACTGATGAAATACAAACCAGATATTATTATCAGCGTCCATCCTTTAATGCAGCATGTACCCCTTCGTATTTTGAGGACGAAGGGCCTCTTAAAGAAGATTGTTTTTGCCACCGTGATCACGGATTTGAGCACTTGTCATCCGACATGGTATGTGTAGCAGccattttttatgttatatcaTGCGGGATGTATGGATTTGATTTGTTCTATTACCACATTGTAGGTTTCACAAGCTTGTGACAAGATGCTATTGCCCGTCGGAAGAGGTATCAAAACGAGCACAGAGAGCTGGTCTTCAGCCTTCTCAAATTAAGGTTTATGGCCTTCCTGTGCGGCCCTCATTTGTGAAGCCTGTTCGCCCAAAGGTAGGTACATTTTTCTTTTGCCTTTTTTCTGGTTAGtaaattttccaatttttcccTTTTCCAGTGAAATTGTCGAGGAAAAATTAAAAGGTTAATTTGAGCATGATCTTAAAGTCAAAACTAATATTTGGAAATATGTTAATTACTTAATCAGTTATTGGCAAGTTAGAAGATAATTGGACAGCTGAAAGTAAGATTAGGGGCTAGTTTGGATACACAGATACTTGGCTTAAAAAAGGAGTTCATAAAGCTTGGTTTATTCAGTGGCTTCTACCAAAAGCAGAAGTATTTTTGTGTTCTGAGAGAATTGTTGGAGAAAGCTCTTTTAGCTTTTAAAATCAAAGTTGATGCAGAAGCCCAATAGCCAGATTTTCTAACCTTTggcttttatatattttttaaaaccattTATATACTACAAAGCATAAAACAAACATTCACATGCTCTAAAACAATCTTCCAAAATACTTTTATATCTCTCAGCACAATCATTACATTAAATTCAACTTTTCATTATTCCTCATAAATACtctatcattatattatattttaaaaataatacttctTATACCATTAAAAACTTCTTATACCATTAAAATAACTAGATATATTGGATGTGACATATATAATGAACAAATTTTGATGATGACACCTACTGGAAAAACATGTCTCCTTTAGAAAAATATAACCAACCATATAAATCGCATTTTTCAATACATTCATTTTCTGAAACATATTTTCAAACCCACAAAAACACTGCCAACTATTATATCCAAATACTCCTAAAATGGCCACAGACCCATGTCGTCTCAGATACTAATTTCTGGATACAGTTACTTTTTATTGGACATTTGATGGACATACAATGAATGCTTCTATAGGCTTAAATAAAAGTATCTGTCGACAGATAAAGTGCATACCTATACAACACAGTTAAGGATTTTGTTTTGATGCATCCAAAACTATCTATTAGAATTGCCTgttgatatatttttcaatactaGCATGAAAGCACGTGCATTCGCACGtgaatccatattttatataactaaaaattaaattaataataaaaatactttttaCTTCTTGTATAACGTGATCCAAtccatcaaataattttttgttcgGAAAAAGATAGATCCAAACAAATGATAAAAATTGGACATGATGATTTATCATATTAAGTACTAAATTGAACTAACAGACCAATACAAATACAATGGTATgaatgaatttaaatttattaagaaatataaggctgcgtttggtaggttggataaaataaactaatgattagtatgtaaatgataaaaaaaatgattgtgatagaaatataatatatgatgtaaaatAGTATTATGTTCgttatgatttttaagtatgggataattttgaattttttgatgaaatgacaaaattgtcCTTCCCCTTCGACGGCGCCGACGGCGGAGGTGGCGGGCGGTCGGTCGGTCGGCGGCCGGCCGACAGGCCGGAAGTGGTCAGCCGGCCGGAAATGGTCGGCCAGCGCCAGCTGCGGTATGCCGCGCCGGCGGCGGCGGTCGTGgcgggaagtggtggtgagtttggataTAGGAGAAgtgtaaaattggaaaaataggatggattaagagtttgataaataatcctaggggtgatgagtgattattttatcccaTCTAATACAACCTAATCATTTATAGGAAGGATTGagttggttaaataaaaatcgtacCAAACGCTTGATTAGGTGGGTTTAGAAATCATAAACCACCCAATCATCCAAACCAAACGCCCCCTAAGAGTATAAATAGAATGAtataaatgtattttaattaattaagtaaaataaGGGTGTAAGAAAACaatttgatatatgatgttgATATTTTTCTACCTATTACATCAATTAATTGATACATATgcttctcaaattaaaaaaacattacaCCTTGAAGATCTAAAATAGtacttaattataatttttggaaTAACTAAGAACATGTGACAACAATTGTTCATTACATGTTATATTCTAAATTATAACCACGTGAATATTGTAAattcaaaatctttcaaaatcTTCATTTTGTTAGtcaatgaattatatatataaaaaataaaacattatatTGGCCAAAGAAAGTCTATTAACATAAATTGTATTTTGagggaaaaaataatatattttagacataagaatttaaaataaactaaaataatacTTCATTAACTCCTTTTATGTCTAAGATATATTTGCTTAAAGTAgtgaactaaaaaaaaattatttcctaCAATTTTACTAAACGGGGATTTATCTCATTAAATTGATTATTGAAATCAATCGATTATTTTATGCAAGTTAATTGAGTTAAACGTTAAATAAATGTTACAAATACCTAAATTTTTCTGACAATTATATcgattcattttatttttacgcTGTGATATTTATTGAAATACTACTATTCTatctaaaaaaggaaaaaaataactCCATTCTAAACCAATCTCTAGTGCCATGTataatcataatcattatcCCCTCATTTTTCAGAATTACATTTGTTATCAACAGAAAATTTGAATTCGTTCTCgctttatatttattatattttaagatttttcttattatcatttttttacatTGGACATTCAAATTAGTAAATTTGAATcagaataaaaataattacttaAGTATAACGACATTTCGAattcatttaattattattataatgttatcgataaattaaattcatatcGTGCCCAActtctttaactttttccttttttgctaattaaaaataataaaatttaacatgACGAAATGGTGAGGTATGAGCTAATACGTAATAATGGATAGTAATAACGATGATTGTCCAATTGGGACTCAtgattatgagaaaatatttgaaaggtgCTAGATGAAAAATGATAATGACATCTTTTGATGGTCTAATTTTTTTCgcattttataatttattatatcttATTATTCAAAGGAATCACAATGAtagaaatttagaattttaacataaaataaagatatatagaaaattaattttagacTTTATTTCCTCTTTCACTTAAATTCTATTTTGTATATATGAATTGCACAACTGGTGATTCTCATTACACCAACATAACTTCCAATTTAGTTATGATAACGTTAGATTAAGAATTATTTGTGGAAATATCTTGCTCTTACTCCTTTttgaatcattttttaaaaataatttcataaaaatcttaTATATAGATCATTAGACTCTAGCATTTATTTTGGCATAGAGTAGACATCTTCATTGAtttgttttagaaaaataaGCAAAATAATTACCAGTtgatgatttttgtgaatttcagataatatattatatacatttattattatttaaaaaatattactaaaaaCTTGAGATTTTATTAACAAACTCTTCTATTTCTTTGTAATTTGTATacatttatatcattttaataattattattatttacatttatatttatattataaataaaattgaaaacttGTTTTCTTATAGCTAAAATGGggaaaaaatctgaaattaatgTTACTtactaattattaaatttgataatcATTATTGATTGTTATGTATCAGTCGGTTTGACATGGTCAACAATTGAAAAActataatttcatttaaaaggCCAATGATGTTTTACCATGTATTTTCCTAGCACGtaaatatatttacaaaatataaatataatatataatgtttTACACATATGGAGGGCTAGTTTGGCTAATTCACAATTGGAAAACTTTGTCTTCTATCCAGGCTTTTATAGGTACTAGCATGAAAGCACGTGTGACGCACGTGAATCCATATTCTatatatcaaaaaattaaattaataattaaaatattttgtactcCTTGCATAACATGATCCAATCCATCAAACAACATTTTGTTAGGAAAAATATAgatcaaaacaaattataaGAATTGGAAATAATGATTTATCAGATTAAGTACTAAATTGAACTAACATAACAATACAAATAGAATGATATGAATGGATTTGAATTGATTCAACAATGTAAGAGTGTAAATAGAATGGTGtgaatgtaatttaattaattaaacaatataagAGTGTAAGAAAACATTTTAGTATTGATGTCGATATTTTAATAACTCATTAcatcaattaattgataaatatgctcctaaaattaaaaaaattacatcttGAAAAtctaataatacttaattataatttttggaaTAACTAAGAACATGACAACAATTGTTCATTTTATGTTATATTCTTAAGTATAACCACGTGAATATCGTAAATTCGAATCTTTCAAAAATCTTCATTTTGTTAGTCAATgagttatataaaaataataattaaacattATATTAGCTAAAGAAAGCCTATGGACATAAAttgtattttaagaaaaaaaatatatattttgacacaAGAATTGAAAATAAACTAAAACAATACTTCATTCACCCCTTTTACGCCCAATATATATTTGCTTAAAGTAGTGAACTAAGAAAACTTCATTTCCTACAATTTTACTAAATGGAGATTCATTTccttaaattaataattgaaatcAACCAATTATTTTATGCAACTTAATTGAGTTGAATGATAAATAGAcattacaaattttaatttaattgacttGAATGATGCATATATGTATGTTacaaatacataattttttttaacaattatatatTGATCTTATTTTGATATGGTGATATTTATTGAAATACCACTATtctatctaaaaaaaaaaaaggaaaaaatatcaCCATTCTAAAATAATCTCCAGTGCCttatatcatcataatcattatCCTCATTTTTTCAGAATTACATTTCTTAAAGTTCGAAGCTATTAACAGAAAATTTGAATTCGTTCtcactatatatttatattttaagatttttcttATTATCATTTGAAAAGTAAAATTATGTACATTGCTGATGAATTCTATATATATTGGACATTAAAAAGTTACTAAATTTGAattagaataaaatataattacttaATTATAACGATATTTtccaatttaattaatcattattaTAAGATTATCAATAAATTAGATTCATAACTTGCTCAACTTCTTCGAATTTTTCCTCTTTTttgctaattaaaaataataaaattttacatGACAAAATGGTGAGTTATgagatgataaataataatgagATAGTAATAACAATGGATAATCAattcttattaattattaatcggGATGGTCAAATTGTGACTCATGATCATGGGAAAATATTTGAGAGGTGTCAGATGAATTATGATTATGACATATTTATAATGGTCTAATTTTTTTcgtattttataatttattatatcatattaatttaagtgatataattgTCATAACTTAATTGTTTTAcaattgtaaataaataaaattatcccCTCCCCTATACAAATTCAAAGGTATCACTAGGAtagaaatttagaatttttaacttaaaaaaaatatatagaaaattaattttagacTATTTCCCCATCTTACTTAAATTCTAATTTGTATATATTAATTGTACAACTGGTGATTCTTATTATACCAACATAACTTTCAATTTTGTGATGGTAATGCTATATTAAGAATTATTTGTGGGAATATCTTGCTTTTACTCCTTTTTGATAGACCATTATACTATACTATTTTTTTGGCATATAATAGATGCCGTCATtgattattttagaaaaataagcCGAAAAATTATCAATGATGACTTTTGTATTGATAATTTTTGTGAACTTcagataatatattttttgtctttattatttttttaaaaataatgctaAAAACTTGAGATTTTATCAATAAACTCTTCAATTTCTTTGTAGTTTTTATacatttatatcattttaaaagttattattatttacatttacatttatattataaataaagttgAAAACTTGTTTTTTGGgctaaaatggaaaaaaaaaatcagaaattaaagttacttattaattattaaattccttaaCCATCATTGTTCTTTATGTATCATCCGGTTTGACATGGACAATAATTGACAAACCATAATTCTATTTAAAAGGGTAATGATGTTTTACCATGTATGTTCCTAgcacataaatatatttttaaaaatatcaatgtgatgtctaatattttaaacaaactcttcaatttatttatcgtttgtatacatttatatcattttaataataataatttttttacattgATATTATAAGTAAAGTTAAAAACTTGTTTTCTTGTGGCTAAAACGGGAAAAAACTGAGAAATTAAGTTcacttattaattattaaatttcttgacCATTATTGCTCATTATGTATCAACCGGTTTGACATgatcaaaaattgaaaaactaaTGTTTTACCGTATATGTCTCTaacacataaatatatttacaaaaatatcaataTGATGCCTAATGTTTTACACATATGGAGGGCTAGTTTGGCTAATTTACAATAGAAAAACATTGCTCTCTATCCACACTATTATAGGTTTGACATGGTCAACAATTTAAAAACTataatgttaattttttatacatatcGTCTATGGAGAGTTAGTTTGGTCAATTCACAATTGGAAAACATTGACCCATATTCACACTTTtataggtatatatatatatatagaagatTGCATTTTGACCCATTAATATTgctgtatatgtattataaaTTGTAAATCTCTGCAATATTTAATGTATTTATATAACTATTTATGCATGTTGTGTGCGTATGCATAAACCAATCATGTCATCTATTGTATCCTAATTTCCGAAATTTTCAGCTTTAAGTATCTGTATTCTGTCATATCCGCAGTGTGGTAAGGATTCATGGAACATAATTGTTACCAAACCTTACCTCTTTTTTTTTAGCAGAAGTGGTCTTCTCCAACGAGATTTTGTTTTCAAACGCATTCTATGCTACTTCTGATAAGAAATTAAATCCATGATGGATGATATTTCGATTAAATCTTTTTTCCATTAAAATTCGTTATTCGTTGTTCCCCAAATGGATTACAATTGTTCAGGCATTTGTGGTTCTAATCTCTGTCTTTGTatggtgtatatatatataggtcgGTGTTTTTGTTATATGATCGACAATCATATAGATAATCTTACACCAATGCAATAATGTTTCTATACCGTAGGATGAATTGAGAAAGGAGATTGGATTGGATGTGGACCTTCCTACTGTCTTGCTAATGGGTGGTGGTGAAGGAATGGGTCCCATTGAGTCAACGGCTCGTGCTCTCGGGGATGCATTATACGATGAAGTTAATGGAGAAGCAATAGGCCAGGTTCTTGTGATTTGTGGCCGAAATAAAAAACTTGCCAACAAGTTGCAATCCATTGAGTGGAAAATCAATGTCCAGGTAAACATTTAATCGAAAATATGTGCTTTGGATTTTGCGATTGTTTGCTTCCATTTCTCAATATAGGTTCTTGCTATATAGAGCTAGGGTGGGGTGTGACATTAGTTGTAACGGGTTGTTAAAACTCATGCTTTCAAGAGATTATGTATGAAGTTGCCTGTGATGGGTGCAGCCCTTTTTGCCAGTCACTTACCTACGAAATATGTTTGCATTTTAGGTTAAGGGTTTTGTGACCAAGATGGAGGAGTACATGGGTGCTTGCGATTGCATTATAACTAAGGTATGTCTAATAATCAAGACTTATAAACTTCCCCTCCCCGATTATCTCCAATCTCCATGGCTAGAAAAAGAGCATATTTATTGGAAACAATCGATGTTGCCTATTTGACAAATTGGATATTCTGCAGGCTGGCCCTGGAACAATTGCGGAGTCTATGATACGAGGACTTCCTATAATCCTAAATGGTTACATTGCTGGACAGGTAATAAATTAGTTTTTCTGAAATAATCACCTATTTATGATAATTCCAAGTTGCTTGTTTCAAATTGTGTTCACTTTGATTTTAGTTTGATCCATATTCTGTTGCAGGAGGCTGGGAATGTCCCTTACGTTGTTGAAAATGAATGTGGGAAATTCTCAAAGTGTCCAAGGGAGATAGCCAACATTGTTTCTCGATGGTTTGGTCCGAAAAGAAATGAACTCATAACCATGTCTCAAAATGCACTAAGGCTTGCTAGACCAGACGCAGTATTTAAGATTGTTCACGATCTTCACGAACTGGTTGGCAGGGTACCCTTGTATTGTACTGGTTGAATGAACTATTGACACAAATTTTGTTGCCATTAACAACGTAATGAAATTTCAATCATATCGTGTTCATCGTCCTTCAAGGTTGGTAACTTGTTTCGGTTTGGGTTTggttatttttcaagaaatttgatTTGTTGGCCGGTTGGAAAAGCTGGGGTGATGCATTTTGATATGTATAGtgcaatgattaaaaaaaaagaaaaaaagaaaaagaagccaTGGGCTTTTTGGTGAGacgaattttaatattttcaaattgttattatctaaatatattaataaggtgttaaatttttaatgtaAATTGTTCGCATCTCAAAAGTTTGATTAAACTTTCCTAAGCACAAGCAGCAAGTCATATGTTCAACTCTCATTTAGTTCATTTTATTGAACTAACTTTCATTTCATTTGTCCATATAACCACATAATGTATGTCAAAGTTAACTAGTAAAAATAAAgatatgatattgattattttgaatttcaattttCTTCGAATGATGGGATGTCATGTTTCATCTACTTAATGTTAACGACTCCCTGTTGACAGAGGAGTTGGAAACCGACGCCCCGTGAATGGAGGTCATAACTATAATAGTTTTAAGGTAGTAACATTTTTTGTCGGGACTCGCACGAAAAGTGTAATGATCTGGGTATTGTTTCGGAGAGAGGCTCGGTGAAATAGACATGTATTTGAAAATGTGTACTACTTATACTTAGACAAAAAGACATTACGAAGCTTCTCATTGCTCCTTGGAATTGAGTTTGGGCCTTTCCTGTACAGCTTAGGTGGAAAGGTGAAGAATAGAACATTCATCATTGATGTCTTAAATTTAAGATTAAGTGTCAGATTCGAAACAAAACCTTaggaaaataatgaaaaaaagaagcaaagattatttcaaaaaattccTACTCCcctttataagttttttttcctAGGATGAAGACCATAAAATTTCTTAATAGCTTAATTTAGGTCTTTCAATTTAGAGTTGTACACAAATAGAGGGTTAACGAGTTTTTCGAGTCGGCTCGATAAATTTTGATTCGTATTCGAATTTATCGAACTTGAGTCAAACTTAAACATGTTAAAACTTTTTTCCGAACCGAACTCGAGCCAAAATATTTTGATCGATAGTTTGCGATCCGTTGACGgaccttaatattttattaatataNACTTGAATAGCTTGCAAATAGATTCGAACATTTCGAGCCGAACACGGACGCAagccaaaaatttaaaatttttgaacatCGAATCGAgctcaaatatatttgattcaaaGTGAATACCTACTTTAAATTTTTACTGATATCCAAATTCGTTTTATTTTCTGTATTCCGCTCTACATTTCGGGATTTATCTAATCCGTACAACTCAAGAGACATAGCTATACTTGC comes from the Primulina huaijiensis isolate GDHJ02 chromosome 8, ASM1229523v2, whole genome shotgun sequence genome and includes:
- the LOC140983203 gene encoding probable monogalactosyldiacylglycerol synthase, chloroplastic, translated to MQSSTVTQESTNPFSFVSQLGSFVFNHSRLNPNENPLFLSSYLFFDSKQKPKAVASLSLSSRGASFGIRRALNDFNRVIRFHCERIPLGFASVGLDSGESNGFKNDGNGVLEESEEGWFSNVVSNSPKKVLILMSDTGGGHRASAEAIRAAFSEEFGDEYQVFITDLWTDHTPWPFNQLPKTYNFLVKHGSLWRLTYYFTAPRLIHQSNFAATGTFIAREVAKGLMKYKPDIIISVHPLMQHVPLRILRTKGLLKKIVFATVITDLSTCHPTWFHKLVTRCYCPSEEVSKRAQRAGLQPSQIKVYGLPVRPSFVKPVRPKDELRKEIGLDVDLPTVLLMGGGEGMGPIESTARALGDALYDEVNGEAIGQVLVICGRNKKLANKLQSIEWKINVQVKGFVTKMEEYMGACDCIITKAGPGTIAESMIRGLPIILNGYIAGQEAGNVPYVVENECGKFSKCPREIANIVSRWFGPKRNELITMSQNALRLARPDAVFKIVHDLHELVGRVPLYCTG